Genomic segment of Gloeocapsa sp. PCC 7428:
CATTAGTTGTAGTCGATTCAATGACAAGCGATCGCTCGACGACTTCAACAACATGATTAAGTGTATCGTCAATGCGCTCGATGAGCGTACTGCGAACATACAAATAAACTCCACTAGCAAACAGCAGCAATAACACCGCAGTTACAGACGTATACCACAAAGCCAAACGGCGACGAGTAGCTTGGAACATTTTGGATTTTTGAGCTTAAGATTACGGTAGTGCATTTGCCTTACTCGTCGCTAGTCGTAAAGCGTGCAACAGCGACAACCTTTTGCTTTTTATCAATAATCTCGATTGCGATCGCCTCAAAAACTATATTAGCCTTCCAGCATGACACGACTTTAAACTTCACGTTCATAAACTCGAAAGGCTTTAGTTCCCATAGAAAATCGCGGGTCGAGTTGCTGGGCGAGAACTGCTGCTTCAGCTACCTCTAACTTTGCTCGATCAAAATCTCGATCTTCTGCTCGAAGATGGTAGAAGAAGCCGATTGCAAACAGCATTGCACTATCTCGACTAAAGTAAAGTTCATCAGGAGCAATGTAGGTTCGGCATCCAGCTTCTAAAAACGCCTTACCAAAAGGCTCGCGCCCAGAACCGCAAGCTAGTGAAAGAATATTGCCCTGAAAATTATGTATCAGTTGAGGAATATTAGATGGACGCAGGGCTAAAACAGTTTCTTCCCAACCATCATCACGCTCTGGATCGCCGTCTTTTTGCGCAACAACTTCAATACGAATCATCATGTCTGCTTCATTGCCAGTTCCATGACAACAAATCACAAGGTAGTTGTAGTGGCAAGCTTCATTAGCTAAGAAATTGAGCGCTTGCTGATATTGAACAAAGTAATGTAATCGCACCTGAAGCCGCATCAATTCCAGTGGTGCGCGAATTGCAGTTGCCAGTTCAAGTAGTGAATGGTCGCAAACGATAGCAACAGTATCGAAAAGCTTCACGGGTCTTATCTCACGTCTTATACACCGCTAGATTAACAATGTTCGTGGACAGCATATAAGTACTGTTCTAGCCCAAAAACGCAGGCTAATAATCTTAGAGAATGTTGTTGAGTTGTCAGATATTCCTGCATCGCCTTATGCCACTAGTTGAGCAACTTGGGTACGAGCAGCCGCGAGCGATCGCGCTAAACTTGTGCCACCAAATTCGTCATTTTCAATATGGATAAATGTGATATTGGTGATGCCAATAAACCCAAAGACTGTTGTTAAATAAGGGTCTTGATGATTCAGCTTCTCATTGCGTCCACCAGGTTCAAAGCCAGAACCACCCCGCGCGGTGATAATTAACATTTTCTTACCTAAGACGAGCGGTTTATAAGGGTTGGCGGTATCTTCTGGTTCAAACGCGAAGGTTCGCCCTACACGCACAATCTGGTCAATATAAGCCTTGAAAGTACTAGGAACGCTGAAATTATACATAGGTATGCCGATGACATAGAAATCAGCCGCTAAGAATTCATCAATCAGGCGATCGCTGAGGGAAATTGCCTGCGCTAGTTCGGGTGTGCGTTGTTCTGGTGGTGTATAAGCCGCTGCAATCCATGATTCATCCACATGGGGAACAGGATTACGACCGATATCTCGATACGTAACAACATCAGATGGATGCGCCTGCATCCTCGCTTCAATAAATTCTTTTGTTATCCGGCGTGAGTGCGATCGTTCTCCTCTAGGACTAGAATCAAGGTGTAGAATGTGTGCCATAGTTTTGCCTGAATACCTACAATGTCAGCTTAGGCAAACGATTTGTACTCAGCTATCTGATTTTTGTGCAATTATCAAAATCTTGCGGTCAGTTTTCCAGTTGCTTGATAGAAATTGCTCAAATGTGAAAATAATTGAAGACAAATTGGGGTTTGATTGTGAAGACAACCGTTCCGCATCAGCAAGAAACAACCTGCGTACCCATTTTGTCGAGTCAAAATCAAGGTTGGGAAAATATTCTGGTTGAGCAATTCCAACATCCTGCGGGTGAGGGATGGTGTCATTTTAGTGATGAACACGCGATTAATTTATCGCTTGCATCGCGTCCTGTCAGCTTGGTGCAAATCCGAGAAAGTAAGACATATACAGGACTATATGGGAAAGGCGACATTTCTATAACGCCTGCAAAGATGCCGTTTTTTGCCCGCTGGGATCGCGACGATCGCTACTTACAAATTCGGGTTGCGTCTGGCTTCATTAAGCGCGTTGCTAGCGAAATGCTTGAAAGCAATTTTGATCGGCTAGAGTTACTCGCTGAATTTCAAACTCGCGATCCGCAGCTTGAGGCGATCGCTATGCTGCTACTTGCTGAACTCAAACAAGAAAATTTAGCTGGCAAGCTTTACGTTGAATCACTAGCCAACGTACTTGCTGTGCATTTACTTAGATTTTACTCTGCTACTCAACCTCGTTTGGCAACTTATGAAGGTGGTTTATCCCAACGTCAACTTCTGCAAGTTTTAGAATACATCAACGAGTATCTCAGTCAAGACATTAAACTTGCAGACTTAGCCAAATTGATAGGGATGAGTCAATATCACTTTAGCCATTCGTTTAAGCGATCGCTAGGGATAGCGCCTTATCAATATCTGCTTCAGCAACGAGTCGAACGCGCAAAGCAGTTGTTGAAACAAACTGACCAATCAATCATAGATATTGCCTTTTTGTGTGGGTTCAACAGCCACAGTCATTTGAGCAAACAGTTTCGGCAACTTACTGGTATGACACCGAAAGCATATCGAGCGCAATAAATACAAACCTCAGCGATCACATTCCCTAATTTCCAAGAGTACGGTAAAATTTTGGCGTCTAGACAAGCTAGCCTTTTGCACATAAGCTTTGTAAGGTAGTGAGGAATTGCATAATGTCTGAGGCAGCACTTTTAGATTCTGTACTAGGGTTGCCAGTTCATCTGATGGATGACTATATCACTTGGTTGCGATCGCGTTTAGAACAAGGCATTGGCACGCATGTGATTACGCTGAATGCAGAAATGACGATCCAAGCAGAGCAGCATACCGCGCTAGCGCACGCAATTCAACAAGCTGAATTAGTCATTCCTGATGGGGCTGGAATTGTGTTGTATATGCTGCTGCGCGGTAAACGCATCCAGCGCTGTCCAGGAATTGAGCTTGCAGAGTTACTTTTGCACAATTTAGGGCAAACACCAAATT
This window contains:
- a CDS encoding FMN-dependent NADH-azoreductase gives rise to the protein MAHILHLDSSPRGERSHSRRITKEFIEARMQAHPSDVVTYRDIGRNPVPHVDESWIAAAYTPPEQRTPELAQAISLSDRLIDEFLAADFYVIGIPMYNFSVPSTFKAYIDQIVRVGRTFAFEPEDTANPYKPLVLGKKMLIITARGGSGFEPGGRNEKLNHQDPYLTTVFGFIGITNITFIHIENDEFGGTSLARSLAAARTQVAQLVA
- a CDS encoding helix-turn-helix domain-containing protein → MKTTVPHQQETTCVPILSSQNQGWENILVEQFQHPAGEGWCHFSDEHAINLSLASRPVSLVQIRESKTYTGLYGKGDISITPAKMPFFARWDRDDRYLQIRVASGFIKRVASEMLESNFDRLELLAEFQTRDPQLEAIAMLLLAELKQENLAGKLYVESLANVLAVHLLRFYSATQPRLATYEGGLSQRQLLQVLEYINEYLSQDIKLADLAKLIGMSQYHFSHSFKRSLGIAPYQYLLQQRVERAKQLLKQTDQSIIDIAFLCGFNSHSHLSKQFRQLTGMTPKAYRAQ